In Sphingomonas profundi, the sequence GCCGGCGATCTACTTCGCCAGTCTCTACACGCTCGGCGATCTGAACGTGAACCTCGCCACCGCGCGGGAGGCGGCGGGCGGCACCGGCGCGCCGGCCGCGGTGGCGGCGGCGGCGCCCAGCTTCACCGGCATGGACCTGTTCTGGTGCATGATGATCGGTCTCGCCCTCACCGGCGCGCTGGTGTGGATCACCGAATATTATACCGGCACCAACTTCCGCCCGGTGAAGTCGATCGCCAAGGCGTCGGAGACGGGGCACGGCACCAACGTGATCCAGGGCCTGGCCGTCAGCCTGGAAAGCCCGGCGCTGCCGACGATCGCGATATCGATCGCGGTGATCGCCGCCTACCAGCTGGCCGGCGTGATCGGCATCGCCTTTGCCGCCACATCGATGCTGGCGCTGGCCGGCATGGTCGTGGCGCTCGACGCCTACGGCCCGGTGACGGACAATGCCGGCGGCATCGCCGAGATGGCAGACCTGGATCCGGAGGTGCGCGTGCGCACCGATGCGCTGGATGCGGTGGGCAACACCACGAAGGCGGTGACGAAGGGCTATGCGATCGGCTCGGCCGCGCTCGCCGCGCTCGTGCTGTTCGGCGCCTACACGACCGACCTCAAGGAGTTCTTCCCGACCCTCGTCGTCAACTTCTCGCTGTCCAATCCCTATGTGATCGTCGGCCTGCTGCTGGGCGCGCTGCTGCCGTTCAGCTTCGGCGCGTTCGGGATGACGGCGGTGGGCCGCGCCGCCGGATCGGTGGTGGAGGATGTGCGCGCTCAGTTCCGCGACAATCCCGGCATCATGGCCGGCACCTCGCGGCCGAACTACGCCCGCACCGTCGATCTCGTCACGCGGGCGGCGATCAAGGAGATGATCCTGCCGTCGCTGCTGCCGGTGCTGGCGCCGATCCTCGTCTACTTCGTCATCCTCGCGGTGGCGGATCGGGAATCGGCGTTCGCGGCGCTCGGCGCGCTGCTGCTGGGGGTGATCGTCTCGGGCCTGTTCGTCGCCATCTCGATGACGTCGGGCGGCGGCGCGTGGGACAATGCGAAGAAATATATCGAGGACGGCAATCACGGCGGCAAGGGATCGGAGGCGCACAAGGCCGCCGTCACCGGCGACACCGTGGGCGATCCGTACAAGGATACGGCGGGTCCGGCGGTGAACCCGATGATCAAGATCACCAACATCGTGGCGCTGCTGCTGCTGGCCGCACTGGCCCACGCGGCGGCGGGGTAGGCGCCCCCAACCCCGGCGCCCCGAAGCGGGTCGGGTCGGCCGGAGCGGTTTTCGAGTCGGCAGGTAGCCTCGAAACCGCTCCAGCCGCCCTACCCGCCGCTCCGCTGCCGCGCGAAGCACAAGGTGACGAACCACCCGATCACGCCGCATGCGCCGAGCCAGATCAGGAAGGCGGCGGCATCGCCGCGCACGACGCAGATCGCGCCCGGCGCGCAGATGGCGGCGGCGATCAGCCGGCGCGTCGTGGTGCGGTGGCCGTCGCCCCGCAGCCGCGCGGACCGGCGGCGCTTGGGATCGCCCAGGCAGAGCGCCACGATCAGCGCGGCGGATGCGGCGACCGCCGCCAGCGCCAGCATCGTCATTCCGCCGGCTGCAGCGACAGCGCCGGGCGGCCCGCCAGCCGGTGGCCGAGCACCCGCCACAGCACCCAGCCGCCGGCGATCAGGAAGGCGAGATCGCACGCCGCGATGATCGGCTGGCCGGCCGCGATCGCCATCGCCCAGCCCGGCCCGCCGGTGAACAGGCGCAGCGGCGGCAGCAGAACCATCAGCACGCCCATGGCCAGCTGCAGCCCGTCGTCCAGCCCCGCACGCGAGCGGGCGAACACGCCGCCCGCGATCGCCATGGCGGCGGCGATCAGGAAGGCGGCCGGCGTCCAGAACACCGCCGCGCCGTGCGGCATGGCGATCAGGAAGGCGGCCGCCGCGCCCAGCAGGGCGAGAGGCAGGCCGAAGCCCACCACCGAGACGGCGCGATCGAGCCAGTCGAGCGAGCGCGGCCCGTCGCGCCGGCGCGCCAGCCACAGCCTGAGGCCGGTCAAGGTGACGTAGCACATCGCGAAACCCAGCGAGAACCAGATCGCGCGGGAGACCATGCCGGCGAAATTGCCGAAGTGCAGCGGCGACATGATCGCCGCCATCGTACCGCCGGCGGATGGGCGGGTGCCGATCGCCGGCTTGGTGCGATCGAACGCCCCGGTGGCGCCATGGTACAGCAGGGTCGCCGGCGCGATGTCGCCCGCGTGGGGCGGGTGGAAGCTCGTCACCTCGGCATCGGCGCGGCCGAACTTCTCGATCGAGACGAAGCTCGGCGGGTCGCCCGCGCGGCGGATCGCGTCCGCCACGATGCGATCGAGATCGCCCATCGCGGCCGGGCGCGGATCCGGCTTGCCCGGATTGCCGAACACCGTCTCGCTCAGCGCCTGCACGTCGCCGCCGAACGCCGCCATCGCCACGATCGGCACGCCCACGGTGCCGAAGAAGGAGAAGAAGCTGCCGGTGAACGCCAGCACGAAGGCGAACGGCAGACTCCACGTGCCGGCGACGCTGTGGCGATCGCGATCCACCAGCACGGGATTGGCGTGGCGGCGCAGCGTGAACATGTCCTTCAGCAGGTGCCGGTGGATCAGCAGGCCGGAGATCGCGGCGACCAGCATCGCCAGGCCGAGGATGCCGGTGAGCAGCAGCCCCCACGGGTTCGGGATGTGCAGGCGCACATGCGTATCGACGAGGAAGCTGCTGAGCGCGTCGTCGTTGCGCGGGCCGAACACTTCCTCGCCGGTGCCGTGCCGGGCGGCGGCGACGCGGCCCTGGCGATCGAGTTGATAGTAGACGCCGCGGCTGACGAGCCTGCCGCCGGCATCCGTCTCGTCGCGGTGGAAGAAGACGCCGAGATCGTGGTCGCCGATCTCGAACAGGTTCACGCCCTCATGGTAGCGGACGGGGGTGCGCGCCGCGAGATCGCGAACCACGCGGTCGATCGGCCGGGTGAAGGCGGATCGCGTCTCGACATGGCCGGCCGACCAGGCGCCGATTTCCTCGGCGAACACCGCCGCCGTGCCGGTGAGGACGACGGCGTAGAGCAGCAGGCCGAGCACGATGCCCGACCAGCCGTGCACCGCCACCATCAGCTTGGTCTCTTCCCGGGGCAGGTGGATCATGAGGCGGCCTTTCCCGCGGCGGGCGGACGATTGAGGAAGGCATGCGCCACGAACGCGCCGTGCACGGCCAGCAGGCCCAGAGCGACGACCGCGACGCGCCAGAGCCGGCGATCGAGACAGGCGTGGAAGAACAGCGCTGCCCAGACGGCGGGCACCAGCACCAGCGGCAGCACCAGATTGTCGATCCCGGCGCGGCCGCCCGGCACCCACGCCGTCATGCCCGCCATCACCGCCAGCGCCACGATCACCGCGCCCGGCCCCGCCAGCATGATCCGGATCCACCTGCCCGATCGAGACGTCGTTCTCACCGCTCCACCCGTATCGCCCGTACCTTCCATCCCGCTGCCGTTGCCACAAGTGCTATTGCGAATCCATCGCAAATGGTTGTAGGCGCCGCCCCCGAAGCGGATAAGGGGACGAAGAATGAAGACGATCATGCTCGCGGGCGCCGCCTGCCTGCTCGCGCCGCAGTGCGCCTGGGCCGCCGCCGACGCGCCGATGGCGGATGCCGATGCCGCCGCCGCTGCCGATCCGGGGGCGGACACGATCCTCGTCACCGCCACCCGCACGCAGACGTTCGCCGGCACCAAGACGGAGACGCCGCTGATCGAGACGCCGCAGCCGATCACCGTCATCACGGACGACGTGTTCCTGTCGCAGGGGGCGATCAACATCAGCGATACGGTGCGCTACGCCGCCGGCATCACCGCCAATGCCTATGGCCGCGACACCCGCGTCGACGGCTTCGTGATCCGCGGCATCGACGCACTCCAGTTCCGCGACGGCATGCGCGACATCTTCAGCTATTATGCGACGATCCCGTCCGATCCGTACAATTTCTCGCGGGTGGAGATCGTGCGCGGGCCGGCGTCCGTGCTGTTCGGCCAGGGCTCGATCGGCGGCCTCGTCAACCTCGTCTCCAAGACGCCCGATTTCGATACGCGCGGCGAGATCAGCGCCGTCTACGGCAGCTACAACCGCAAGGAGCTGCTCGGCGACGTCAACCTGGCGCTGGGCGAGACGCTGGCGGTGCGCGCCGTCGGCCGTGCGCGCGATGCGGACACCTATGTCGATCACGTGCCGGACGATCGCGTGATGTTCGCGCCGTCGATCCGCTGGCAGCCGACGCCCGATACGGACATCACCCTGCTCGGCCTCTATCAGGAGGATGATGGCGGCTCGACCTCGCAATTCCTGCCGGTCGTCGGCACGAAGCTGCCGAACGGCACGAACCCCCGGCTCGATCGCTTCCTGTTCGTCGGCAAGCCCGGATGGGACCGCTACGACGGCCGCTCGCTCCAGGGTGGCGGCAGCGTGACGCAGCGTTTCGGCGAGAATGTCCGCCTCAACCTCAAGGCCCGCTACATCGACAGCGATCTCACCTACCTCACCCATTATACCGACAGCTACAGCAACCCGACCAACCCCTATCTGGATGCCGCCCGCCGCCAGATCGGCCTCTACAGCGACGGCAGCGTCGCCCGCCTCAACGTCTTCTCGACCGACAACAACGTGCAGGCGCGCTTCCACACCGGCGCGGCGGTGGAGCACACCCTGCTGGCCGGCATCGACTATAGCTGGAACGAGGTGCGCAAGCGCGGCGGCTTCGGCTTCGACGTGATCGACATCTACGCGATCGACTATGCCGCGCTGACGATCCCGACCCTGGATCAATATGCCACGCGCGAATCGCAGAAGCAGCTCGGCCTCTACCTGCAGGATCAGATCCGCTTCTGGGATCGCATCTCCGTGGTGCTCGGCGCCCGGCGGGATCGCGTGCGGACCGATGGCGCGCCGGACACGGTGGCGAAGGCGACCACCTTCCGCGCCGGCATCATCGGCGAGCTCGGTGCCGGCATCTCGCCCTTCTTCAGCTACACCGAATCCTTCCTGCCGATCACCGGCAACACTTTGCCGGACGGCAGCGGCAGCCCGCTGAAGCCGCAGACCGGCCGGCAGTTCGAGGCGGGCGTGAAGTGGCAGCCGGATCCGAACACGCTCGTCACCATAACCGGCTTCCACATCAAGGAGAGCAACCGCCCGCTCACCGGGGTGGGCCAGATCGTCACGCAATCGGGCCGGCTGACCACCAAGGGCATCGAGTTCGAGGCGAACCGCACCCTGCCCGGCAATTTCGAGCTGCTGGTGAATTACGGCTACAACAAGCTCGTCTCGCGCGACACGCCGTTCTTCGATTTCCTGCCGCGCCACAACGCCTCGCTCTGGTCGACCAAGACGGTGCGCGTCGGCGATGAGGCCACCGTGCGGATCGGCGCCGGCGCGCGCTACACCGGCAAGCGCACCGCGATCGGCCCGGCCTGGACGATCACGACCGGCGACAACCTGCTGGTGGACGCGCTGGCGGAGGTGAACTGGCGCACGTGGCGCTTCGCGATCAACGCGACCAACCTGTTCGACGACAGGTTCTTCGCCTCCTGCCTGCCGCGCGGCGACTGCTTCGTCGGCGCGCCGCGCAACGTGATGGGCACGGTCGGCTATCGCTTCTGAGCGGGCCGGCTGCCGCCTGAGCCGGATCGACATCCAGCTTCTTGCATGTTCGCTCATCCTGAAAAGGGGCTGAGCGGAGGCGAAGACCCGTCTCGAAGGACTTCCGATGTGTCCTTCGAGACGCCATTTCGACACGCTCAATGGCTCCTCAGGATCAGCGGCCGGCGTCAAATGCGATCGAAATCGACTTGACCCGCTCGATGTCGATCCGGCCTAGCGCTCCACGCGGGAGGGCGGGCGCAGCTTGGGCAGCTCGTCCCGCACGATCGCGCCGTCGCCATTGGCGTCGAGCAGCTTGAAGCGCTTCTCCCCGGCCAGGGTGAACTCCTTCAGCGTCACGCCCCGGTCCAGGTTGGTGTCGGCGTAGGTGATCGGCTCCGGTATCGCGAGGAAGCCGTAGCGCCCGGCGCCGAGCCGCTCCGGATAGGGCGCATCCGTGACCTTGCCGTCCGAATCGACCTTGATCTTGGAAGGGTCGCCATAGGTGCTGATCACGTGGATCTCCGGCACGATGTCGCGCTCGTACCGCTCGATCTCGGTCGGGCCGATCACCTCGTCATGATCGCTGTCGATCCGGGCGAAGAAATGCGCGCCGTCCTGCTGGAACTCAGCGAGGGTGATGCCGCCGCTATGGTCCTCGTCGGCCTGGGCGAACCAGTGCTCGGCGCCGGAGAGCGTGTCCGGCGAGTGGAACGGCTCGCCCATCGGGCTGATGAAGTCCGGGCCGCCGACCAGCGGGACCAGGCTGGCGGCGGTGCGGCCGGTGACGGTGATCTCGTTGGACGGCGCGGGTTCGGCCGGCGCCGGCGGGATCGGGATGCGGCCGGCCGGCATCTGCCCCGCCGGCACCCGTGCCGCCGGAGCCTGGCCGATCGCCGGTGAGACCGCGATCAGGCCGCAGCATAACAGCGCATGCCGGAAGGCTGCCGTCCACGCTCTCATCCGCAACCCTCGATCCAGCGCCGCAACGGCATCCTGCGGCCTTAGCCGCATGGCGCCCGGCGGGGCAACATCCCACCGCCCGCGCGCCTCACGCGAAGCGGGCGACATGCGGCCGCAGCCCGGGCACGTCGCTGCGGATGCGCACGATGCCGCCCACCGGCGCGCCCGATGCATCCGCCCCGCCGGTCGCGACGATCAGGTCGGTCAGGTCCGGGCCGGCGAAGGTGAGGCTCACGATGTTCGGCACGGCGGCCAGGCGGATGCGCCGGTCGAGCACGGCATCCGCCCGGTAGCGCAGCAGCTCGCCCGCCCGCCAGCGCGCCACCCAGACGCCGCCCTCCGCGTCCACGGCCAGGCCGTCGCTATCGTCCAGCGCCGCGAACAACTGCGGATCGCGCGGCCGGTGGCCGTCATGCGTCCACGCCCAGACGCCGACCCCGCTCTCCGAATGGTAGAGCAGGTCGCCCGCCGGGCTGAAGCCGATGCCGTTCGATACGGCGACGCCCTCGCGAAGCACATCGACGCTGCCGTCCGGGTCCAGGCGGAAGAACAGGCCGGGGGCGGGCGGGGCGCCGGTTTCCAGGATGGCGGTGAAGTCGATCGTGCCGCCGTAGAGCCCGCCCGCCGCATCGGCCTCGATATCGTTGATCGCGCTTACCGCCGCGCCGCCGATCGCCTGCAGCAGCGGCGCGGCCCTGCCCCCGCCCACGATCGCCAGACCACCGCGGCCGGAGACGATCGGCCGCCCGTCCACATTCATCACGCACCCGCCGATCCACATGCGATCGGCCAGCGCCACCGTGACGACGCCCGCGTACCAGCGATAGAGGCCGCCGCCGGTCAGGTCGCTAGAATAGAGCGCGCCGTCCGGTCCCTCGCGCGGCGCCTCGGCGAACTGGTGGCCGGTCGCCAGGATCTCGCACGGCGTGTCGACGGCGGGCACCTCGCCGGTCATGCCGGCACCCTGCGGGCTGGGGCCGCCCTGACCCGCCATCCGCCTCTCGTCCGCTCGATCATGTCCGCCGCCCCGCGCTACGCTCTCGCGCCGCCGTAGCACGGATCGCGCGCCGCCGCCTGCGGATCGGACGCCGCGCGGCCGTCAGGCTTCCAGCTCGACGTCCCAGTAGAGCCAGTCGCGCCAGCTCTGGTGGAGGTAGTTCGGCGGAAAGCTGCGGCCCTGCTCCTGCAGCTGCCAGCTTGTCGGGCGATAGGCCGGCAGCGCCAGCTTCATCCCCGCCTGCCGGGGGGTGCGCCCGCCTTTCCGCAGGTTGCACGGCGCGCAGGCCGTCGCGACATTCTCCCATGTGGTGCGGCCGCCTTGCGCGCGCGGCACGATATGGTCGAACGTCAGTTCGGTGGTGACACCGCAATATTGGCAGGCGAAACGATCGCGCAGGAAGAGGTTGAAGCGGGTGAAGGCCGGATGCTGCGAGGGTTTGACATATTGCCGCAGCGCGATGACCGAGGGCAGCTTCATCACGTGCGTCGGGCTGTGCACCTCCCGCTCGTAATGCGAGACGATGTCGACCCGCTCCAGGAACACGGCCTTGATCGCCGTCTGCCACGGCCACAGGCTGAGCGGGTAATAGCTGAGCGGGGTATAGTCCGCATTGAGCACCAGCGCCGGACAACCGTCAGGATGGCGGATGAGATCGGGGTGATACATGGAAAGGGTCTGGCCTCCGCTGCATGGCAGAGCGCCGTCGTCCCGACCTTCCCGGCCCCGTCGCACTCGGGACGCGAAGCCCGATCCGGCCGCGTCTCCCGTCGCCGCGCTTCGTGGCAGCGAAGCGTGACGCGGCCATGACAGCATTGTCCGGGAGCGGCCGTCAAGTGCCGGTTTCACGCGAGTCGGGCCGATGAACGGGTCGATCGACGAGCCGGCGGGCGGCGCGGTCGTCAGCCGCTTCGCGCCGAGCCCCACGGGGGCGCTGCACCTGGGGCACGCCTTCTCGGCCGTGCGGGCGCACGATCTGGTGCGGGCGGGCGGCGGCCGCTTCCTGCTGCGCATCGAGGATATCGATCCCGGCCGCGTGCGCGAGGCGCATGTCGAGGGCATCCTGGCGGATCTGGCGTGGCTGGGTCTCGCGTGGGACGGGCCGGTGCTGCGCCAGTCGCAGCGGCTGCCGGTCTATGCCGACGCGCTCGATCGGCTGCGCGCCATGGGGCTGCTCTACGCCTGCTTCTGCACACGGGCGGAGATCGCGGCGAGCGTGGCGGCGCCGCACGGCCCCGTCCCGCTCTATCCGGGCACCTGCCGCGCCCTGCCGGACGATCCCGCCCGCCGCGCCGCGGTGCCGCACGCCTGGCGGATCGACATGGCGGCGGCCGCGGCGCGGGCGGGTCCGCTCGCCTGGCACGATGCGGCGGCCGGGGCGGTGGCGGCCCGGCCCGATCTGCTCGGCGACGTCGTGCTGGCGCGCAAGGATGCGCCGGCATCGTACCACCTCGCCGTCACCGTCGACGATGCCGCGCAGGAGGTGACGGACGTGGTGCGCGGGATCGACCTGTTCGAATCGACGCACGCGCACCGGCTGCTCCAGGCACTGCTCGGCCTGCCGACGCCGCGCTACCACCACCATCCGCTGATCGCCGGGCCGGACGGGCGCCGACTGGCCAAGCGGGACGGCGCACCGGCCCTCGCCGCCCTGCGCGCGGCCGGCGCGGATCCGGTGGCGCTGCTGGCCGATCTGCGTGGGCGCGCCATTGGCTTTGACCGCGCGAACGCTTAGATATCGTCCATGCAGACCATCCTCATCATCCTGATCGTCCTCGCCGCGCTGGCGACGGTCGGTGCGCTCGTGCGCGGCATCGTGATCTTCCTGCGCACGACCGAGCAGGATCTGAAGGGCGTCGGCCCCAGCGTGTCCGGCCTGCGACAGAACAAGATGATGCGGCTGCGCATCATGTTCCAGGCGCTGGCCGTGATCTTCGTGATCCTGCTGCTGCTGCTCTCCCGCTCGGGCTGAGCGGCGTCGACTTATGGTGAAGCTCAACCGGATCTACACGCGCACCGGCGATCGCGGCGAGACCGGGCTGGTCGACGGGTCGCGCGTCGCCAAGTCCGCGCCGCGCATGCAGGTGATCGGCGACGTGGACGAGGCGAACTCGGCGATCGGCGTGGCGCTGCTGCACGTCACCGATCCGCTGCACCGGCTGCTGCTGGGCCGCATCCAGAACGAGATGTTCGATCTGGGCGCGGATCTGGCCACGCCGGGCGATGATTTCACCCCGGGCGAGATGACCCTGCGCATCACCGCCGGCCAGGTCGAGCGGCTGGAGCGCGAGATCGACGCGATGAACGAGGATCTGGCGGCGCTGACCAGCTTCATCCTGCCGGGCGGGCAGCCGGCCGCGGCACACGTCCACCTCGCCCGCGCGATCGTGCGGCGGGCGGAGCGGCAGGCCGTGGCGGCGGCGCAGGCGGTGATGCTGAATCCGCAGGCGCTCGCTTATATCAACCGTCTCTCGGATCACCTGTTCGTGCTGGCGCGCGCGATCAATGCCGGCGCGGGCGGCGACGTGCTCTGGCAGCCGGGCGCGACGCGGTAGAGGCTGTCGCGGGGCGGATGACGGATACAGTCGCGGGGCGGATGACGGATACATTCGCCCGGCCGGGTGTTTTTCGGCCGCAGTCAGGGGGCGGGACATGACGGGATCCACGGCGCTCACGCCGCGCGGACTGGGCGACGCCGCCGACAAGCTGGCGCACCTTTTCTCCACCACTAGGGCGCTGACGGTCGATCTGGCCGAGCCCCTGTCGGACGCCGACGCCAGCGCCCAGTCGATGCCCGATGCGTCGCCCGCCAAATGGCATCTGGCGCACGTTACCTGGTTCTTCGAGACGTTCGTGCTGCGCGATAACGTGCCGGGCTACCGCGCCTATGACGATCGCTTCGCCTTCCTGTTCAACAGCTATTACGAGGCGGAAGGCGCGCGCCACCCGCGTGACCGTCGCGGCATGCTGACCCGCCCGTCGCTGGCCGAGGTGATCGCCTGGCGGGCGCATGTCGATGCGGCGGTAATGGCGGCGCTGCCCGGTCTGGCCGCGCCGGCGCGCGCGCTGGTGGCGCTAGGCGTGAATCACGAGCAGCAGCATCAGGAGCTGTTCCTCACCGACATACTGCACCTGTTCGCCGAGAATCCGCTGGCGCCGGCCATGTGGGATAGCCCGCGCGACGTGCCGGCGTCCGTGCCCGGGCCGCTGCGCTGGATCGAGGGCCGCACTGGCATCGGCGAGATCGGCCACGCCGGCGGCGACTTCGCCTTCGATTGCGAGGGGCCGCGCCATCGCGTGCTGCTCCACCGCCACGCGCTGGCCGATCGGCCGATCACCAACGCCGAATATTGCGCCTTCATCGCCGACGGCGGCTACGCCGATCCGCGCCACTGGCTGGCGGACGGCTGGGCGTGGGTGCAGGCCAACCGCATCGTGGCGCCGCTCTACTGGCGCCCTGACGGCGATGCGTGGTGCGCCTTCGCGCTCGATGGCCTGCATCCGCTGCACCCGGCCGCACCGGTCACGCATGTCAGCTACTATGAGGCCGACGCGTTCGCCCGCTGGGCTGGCGCCCGCCTGCCGACCGAGGCCGAGTGGGAGAGCGCCGCCGCCGGCCACGATCCGCGCGGCGGCAACCAGCTGGACCAGGCCGGCCCGGTGCGTCCACGCGCCGCGCTCAGCGAGGCGGACGGCACAGTCGCGGGAACGAGACAGATGTTCGGCGACGTATGGGAGTGGACCGGCAGCGCCTACCTGCCCTATCCCGGCTTCCGCCCCGCCGAGGGCGCGGTGGGCGAGTATAACGGCAAGTTCATGTCCGGCCAGTTCGTGCTGCGCGGCGGCAGCTGCGCCACCCCGCGCGGCCATGTCCGCGCGTCGTACCGCAACTTCTTCTATCCGCACCAGCGGTGGCAGTTCACCGGCATCCGCCTGGCAAGGGATCTCTGACGATGCTGCTCGATGCGCCCGCGCCCGTTCGTGCCCCTTCGGTCGATCCCGCCTTCCGCGCAGACGTGCTGGCGGGCCTCGCCGCGCGGCCGCGCGCGGTGCCGGCGCTCTGGTTCTACGATCGCGCCGGATCGGAACTGTTCGAGAAGATCACCGATCTGCCCGAATATTATCCGACCCGCACCGAAACGGCGCTGCTGGCGGCCCATTGCGGCGAGGTGGCGACCATCGTCGGCCCGGGCCGCGCCGTGGTGGAGTTCGGCTCCGGATCCTCGACCAAGACGCCGCACCTGCTCGCCGCGATCGAGCCGGCCGCCTATGTGCCGATCGACATTTCGGGCGAGTTCCTGCAGGCGTCTGCCGCCGCCCTGGCCGCCGATTTCCCGAAGCTGCCGATCGTGCCGGTGGAGGCGGACTTCACCCTGCCGCTCTCTCCGCCCGTCGGCATCGCCCGCATGCCCAAGCTCGGCTTCTTCCCCGGCTCCACGATCGGCAACATGGTGGCGCGCACCGCCGTCAACCTGCTGCGCGCGATGGTCGAGACGCTGGGCGAGGGATCGATGCTGCTGATCGGCATGGATCGGGTGAAGTCGCCGGACATGCTG encodes:
- the egtB gene encoding ergothioneine biosynthesis protein EgtB; translation: MTGSTALTPRGLGDAADKLAHLFSTTRALTVDLAEPLSDADASAQSMPDASPAKWHLAHVTWFFETFVLRDNVPGYRAYDDRFAFLFNSYYEAEGARHPRDRRGMLTRPSLAEVIAWRAHVDAAVMAALPGLAAPARALVALGVNHEQQHQELFLTDILHLFAENPLAPAMWDSPRDVPASVPGPLRWIEGRTGIGEIGHAGGDFAFDCEGPRHRVLLHRHALADRPITNAEYCAFIADGGYADPRHWLADGWAWVQANRIVAPLYWRPDGDAWCAFALDGLHPLHPAAPVTHVSYYEADAFARWAGARLPTEAEWESAAAGHDPRGGNQLDQAGPVRPRAALSEADGTVAGTRQMFGDVWEWTGSAYLPYPGFRPAEGAVGEYNGKFMSGQFVLRGGSCATPRGHVRASYRNFFYPHQRWQFTGIRLARDL
- the egtD gene encoding L-histidine N(alpha)-methyltransferase, whose amino-acid sequence is MLLDAPAPVRAPSVDPAFRADVLAGLAARPRAVPALWFYDRAGSELFEKITDLPEYYPTRTETALLAAHCGEVATIVGPGRAVVEFGSGSSTKTPHLLAAIEPAAYVPIDISGEFLQASAAALAADFPKLPIVPVEADFTLPLSPPVGIARMPKLGFFPGSTIGNMVARTAVNLLRAMVETLGEGSMLLIGMDRVKSPDMLVPAYDDAQGVTAAFNLNLLHRINRELDGTVPIDAFRHRAIWNDDYARIEMHLEAVRDAAFTVAGQPFAISAGETIHTENSHKYGPRDARLLLRAGAWTPIREWTDAEGKFALILAEARPAGTAP